The following proteins come from a genomic window of Rhizobium sp. 007:
- a CDS encoding GXWXG domain-containing protein, with the protein MSIRERDSMRGDQQQEMASWLRSLEPVQPKDMIGLWKGVGLPSGHPLDGVLENLHWFGKRFHADMRADALLFQRRPGRLVSIDPRYIPIGLAIKAAPLGRTAVARKMFLHLQQALRAKGTTASITLQIFEHVESAAMIYDKQPIVDHFRLVRHDELVGMMCVRGVSCRYFFRLRKVNEAGM; encoded by the coding sequence ATGAGCATCCGAGAACGAGATTCCATGCGAGGCGACCAGCAGCAGGAAATGGCCTCCTGGTTGCGGTCACTGGAGCCTGTCCAACCGAAGGACATGATCGGACTTTGGAAAGGCGTCGGCCTTCCGTCGGGACATCCGCTGGACGGCGTCCTCGAGAACTTGCACTGGTTCGGAAAGCGCTTCCATGCCGACATGCGGGCGGACGCTTTGCTCTTCCAACGGCGGCCCGGACGGCTTGTGTCGATTGATCCCCGCTATATCCCCATCGGGCTCGCGATCAAGGCGGCACCGTTGGGACGAACGGCTGTTGCTCGGAAGATGTTTTTGCACCTTCAGCAGGCGTTGCGCGCAAAAGGTACGACAGCTTCGATAACGCTCCAAATATTCGAACACGTCGAAAGCGCGGCAATGATCTACGACAAGCAGCCCATCGTGGACCACTTCCGGCTTGTAAGACATGATGAACTAGTCGGGATGATGTGCGTGCGCGGCGTTTCGTGCCGGTATTTCTTCAGGCTTCGGAAAGTGAACGAGGCAGGCATGTAA
- a CDS encoding Spy/CpxP family protein refolding chaperone, producing the protein MENEDKNLASPTFGEPASKGWGRRAAIGGVVAVALVGAAGFAAARSDVFGFGMGGHMMHAHMGGGGFMEHRIGSVLDEIDVTSEQEDKIWEIIDKARDEIGPTFRDFRETREQVIELLGAPSIDRAAAEKLRSERVAAIDAASRKMTTALLDAAAVLTPEQRVKLVEHLKERRGRGRW; encoded by the coding sequence ATGGAAAACGAGGACAAGAATTTGGCGAGCCCGACTTTCGGCGAACCAGCCTCGAAAGGATGGGGGCGGCGCGCCGCGATTGGCGGCGTGGTAGCCGTCGCTTTAGTCGGCGCGGCCGGTTTTGCAGCCGCGCGGAGCGATGTTTTCGGCTTCGGGATGGGCGGCCACATGATGCACGCACATATGGGAGGTGGCGGCTTTATGGAACACCGAATCGGCTCCGTGCTTGACGAAATCGATGTGACATCCGAGCAGGAAGACAAGATTTGGGAGATCATCGACAAGGCGCGCGATGAGATCGGGCCGACTTTCCGGGACTTTCGCGAGACGCGTGAGCAGGTTATCGAACTCCTCGGTGCTCCTTCTATAGACCGGGCGGCCGCCGAAAAGCTGCGCAGTGAGCGCGTCGCGGCCATCGACGCGGCCTCGCGCAAGATGACGACTGCTCTGCTCGACGCCGCCGCAGTTTTGACGCCGGAGCAGCGCGTTAAGCTCGTCGAGCATTTGAAAGAGCGCAGGGGTCGCGGCCGGTGGTAA
- a CDS encoding response regulator transcription factor — translation MAQRVLIVDDDTRLSAMLADYLSGNGYTVHAAATAAVGLTDLGRLMPDVVILDVMLPDLDGFETCRRMRAVSDVPILMLTAKGEETDRIVGLELGADDYLPKPFNPRELLARLKAILRRRNGSAAVSRVLRFGRLEIDPGSRSVRIDGDECVLTSYQFDLLVALAENAGRTLSRERLMDTVKGEELDAFDRSIDVHISRIRAAIESDPKHPRRIITVRGAGYVFARFQDEER, via the coding sequence ATGGCGCAACGGGTCTTGATTGTTGACGACGATACGCGCCTCTCCGCCATGCTCGCTGACTATCTCTCCGGCAACGGTTACACCGTCCACGCCGCGGCGACGGCCGCGGTGGGCCTTACCGACCTTGGCCGCCTTATGCCGGATGTCGTGATCCTCGATGTCATGCTGCCGGACCTTGACGGCTTCGAGACCTGCCGGCGCATGCGCGCGGTATCGGACGTGCCGATCTTGATGCTCACGGCCAAAGGTGAAGAGACAGACCGTATCGTCGGGCTGGAGCTTGGAGCCGACGACTATCTGCCCAAGCCTTTCAATCCGCGCGAATTGCTGGCGCGTCTGAAGGCGATCCTGCGTCGCCGCAACGGGAGCGCAGCGGTCTCGCGCGTCCTGCGCTTCGGACGGTTGGAGATCGATCCGGGATCCCGCTCGGTCAGGATCGACGGCGATGAATGTGTCCTGACCAGCTACCAGTTCGACCTGCTTGTGGCGCTTGCCGAAAATGCCGGGCGCACGCTGTCGCGCGAACGGTTGATGGACACGGTCAAGGGCGAGGAGTTGGATGCGTTCGACCGCTCCATCGACGTCCATATATCGCGCATCAGGGCGGCCATCGAAAGCGATCCCAAGCATCCGAGGCGCATCATCACCGTGCGCGGCGCCGGCTATGTCTTCGCCCGTTTCCAGGACGAAGAGAGATAG
- a CDS encoding HAMP domain-containing sensor histidine kinase → MRSRLFLKIYLTLLASLAAVALASAAFVWLGQGEEESSWQSQRARFVAALIPPDMDLQSIEATLERFSRAFDADIAVYDPRGRLIASAGQPLPRDVLEGRWRHGRGSFHTMVTELPDGRAVAARMARPFRPSGRNPLTYLALIAGVIGLAAYPVVRHLTSRLERLRRGVDAWGRGDFVARVPADGSDEVAAVAKSFNKAADHVERLIKSNRALLANASHELRSPLARLRMAIDLYEQAPDENRKEEIVRNLAELDTLVEEILLASRLDHVEKLDAPESIDLLALVSEEGARHGVEVVGTPATVIGDARLLGRLVRNLMQNALRHGVPPVTASVQQVDSAVELKIRDQGPGIPDSESVRVFEPFYRPSGRSEATGGWGLGLALVRQIAERHGGAVRYESPSGGGACFVVTLPAHRAARKIN, encoded by the coding sequence ATGCGCAGCCGGCTGTTCCTAAAAATTTACCTGACGCTGCTGGCGAGCCTTGCAGCGGTCGCGCTCGCCAGTGCGGCCTTCGTGTGGCTGGGGCAGGGAGAGGAGGAGTCCAGCTGGCAGAGCCAACGCGCGCGGTTCGTCGCCGCACTGATTCCGCCCGACATGGACCTGCAGTCGATCGAGGCGACGCTGGAGCGGTTTTCACGCGCATTCGACGCTGACATTGCAGTTTACGATCCGCGCGGTAGGCTGATCGCGAGCGCCGGCCAGCCGCTTCCGCGCGACGTTCTCGAGGGGCGCTGGCGCCACGGCAGAGGCAGCTTTCACACCATGGTGACGGAGTTGCCCGACGGGCGCGCGGTGGCAGCGCGCATGGCGCGGCCCTTCCGTCCGTCCGGACGCAATCCGCTAACCTATCTGGCGTTGATCGCCGGCGTCATTGGGCTTGCCGCCTATCCGGTGGTGCGCCACCTGACCAGCCGATTGGAGCGGTTACGCAGGGGCGTGGATGCCTGGGGGAGGGGCGACTTCGTGGCGCGTGTACCAGCGGACGGCAGCGATGAGGTCGCGGCGGTCGCGAAGAGCTTCAACAAGGCCGCCGATCATGTCGAGCGATTGATCAAGTCAAACCGCGCTCTGCTCGCCAATGCCAGCCACGAATTGCGCTCGCCGCTTGCGCGCCTTCGCATGGCGATCGATCTCTATGAGCAGGCGCCGGACGAGAACCGCAAGGAGGAGATCGTGCGCAACCTCGCCGAACTGGACACGCTCGTCGAGGAGATTCTGCTGGCGAGTAGGCTCGACCATGTCGAAAAGCTCGATGCGCCCGAGTCGATCGACCTCTTGGCTCTTGTCTCGGAAGAAGGGGCGCGCCACGGCGTCGAGGTCGTTGGCACGCCCGCGACTGTCATAGGCGATGCGCGCCTGCTCGGCAGGCTCGTGCGCAATCTCATGCAGAACGCGTTGCGCCACGGCGTCCCTCCCGTCACGGCCAGTGTTCAGCAGGTAGACAGTGCGGTGGAACTCAAAATCCGTGACCAGGGCCCGGGCATACCGGATAGCGAGAGCGTCCGCGTGTTCGAGCCGTTTTACCGGCCCTCGGGGCGAAGCGAGGCCACGGGCGGCTGGGGCCTGGGATTGGCGCTGGTGCGCCAGATCGCCGAGCGCCATGGCGGTGCAGTCCGTTACGAATCCCCGTCGGGCGGCGGCGCCTGCTTCGTCGTGACACTTCCAGCGCATCGGGCCGCCCGAAAGATCAACTGA
- a CDS encoding GntR family transcriptional regulator yields the protein MNSVNVGTGDVSSVAPLQRTALHDTLVNHLRDMIIEGNLAPGSRIHEGQLGEQLGVSRTPLREAIKYLASEGLVELVPSRGAVVKRFSPKDVEDMLTVLQSMEELAGRLACEVGSAEEIAHVRALHDEMLDKYRSGDRLNYYKLNQAIHTAIVQMAHNATLSNMHTTLQTRLKRIRFVGHEGPEKWAAAVAEHEEMIVALEQRNKPALSEALGRHLKNAWERVKDGV from the coding sequence ATGAACTCAGTCAACGTGGGTACGGGTGATGTCAGCAGCGTTGCGCCGCTGCAACGGACAGCCTTGCACGACACGCTTGTGAACCACCTGCGCGACATGATCATCGAGGGTAATCTCGCGCCGGGAAGCCGTATCCATGAAGGCCAGCTCGGTGAGCAGCTTGGCGTTTCAAGGACCCCGTTGCGTGAGGCAATCAAGTATCTGGCGAGCGAAGGGCTCGTCGAGCTCGTCCCCAGTCGCGGAGCAGTCGTGAAGCGCTTCAGTCCGAAGGATGTGGAGGACATGCTGACGGTGTTGCAATCAATGGAGGAGCTAGCCGGACGGCTCGCATGCGAGGTCGGCTCCGCCGAGGAAATCGCCCATGTTCGCGCTCTTCACGATGAGATGCTGGACAAATACAGGTCGGGCGACCGGCTGAACTACTACAAGCTCAACCAGGCCATCCATACGGCAATCGTCCAGATGGCGCACAACGCAACGCTCTCGAACATGCATACGACGTTGCAAACGAGGCTGAAGCGCATCCGTTTCGTCGGTCATGAAGGCCCTGAGAAATGGGCTGCCGCAGTTGCCGAGCATGAAGAGATGATCGTCGCCCTGGAACAGCGCAATAAGCCGGCATTGTCGGAGGCGCTTGGACGGCATCTGAAAAATGCGTGGGAGCGCGTCAAGGACGGTGTGTGA
- a CDS encoding 4-hydroxythreonine-4-phosphate dehydrogenase PdxA gives MIKDGATETRPVIALAMGDPAGISPELTARIIALPEIRAAAHLVVIGDRRILEGGAKEAGLDLNLASAPLDNFEQAGKDRHVFIDLAHLNPADVVRGEATLAGGTFATTNFRTALKLADSGRAHAVCFTPFNKKAMRYAYSGYDDEIRFVADVIGFTGKAREFNVLERVWNARVTSHIPLAEVASALSVEGIVAELALTQACLKSAGHENPRIIVAGLNPHAGDGGNFGTEEIEIIEPAVAAAQKAGLDVAGPFPADTVFLRALKEEFHAVLTMYHDQGQIAMKLIGFDKGVTMIGGLPFPLCTPAHGTAYDIAGKGIADVGASREALLLAARMARRAAALSAAA, from the coding sequence ATGATCAAAGATGGCGCAACCGAAACGCGTCCAGTAATCGCCCTTGCGATGGGTGATCCGGCCGGCATCAGTCCCGAACTTACCGCGCGCATCATCGCCCTTCCGGAAATCCGCGCGGCGGCGCATCTTGTCGTGATCGGCGACCGTCGTATTCTCGAGGGCGGAGCCAAGGAAGCGGGCCTCGACTTGAACCTTGCCAGCGCGCCGCTCGACAATTTCGAGCAGGCGGGTAAGGATCGCCACGTCTTCATCGACCTTGCGCATCTCAATCCTGCCGACGTGGTACGCGGCGAGGCGACACTTGCAGGCGGCACTTTCGCCACGACGAACTTCCGCACTGCGCTGAAGCTTGCTGACAGTGGCCGAGCGCATGCCGTGTGCTTTACCCCCTTCAACAAGAAGGCGATGCGTTACGCTTATTCGGGCTACGACGACGAAATCCGTTTTGTTGCCGACGTCATCGGTTTCACTGGCAAGGCGCGCGAATTCAATGTTCTCGAACGCGTCTGGAACGCACGTGTGACTTCGCACATACCACTGGCGGAGGTTGCGTCGGCTCTGTCGGTGGAGGGGATTGTCGCCGAGCTCGCTTTGACGCAGGCATGCCTGAAGAGCGCCGGTCACGAAAATCCGAGGATCATCGTCGCGGGCCTCAACCCGCATGCTGGTGATGGCGGCAACTTTGGGACGGAAGAGATTGAGATCATCGAACCGGCCGTGGCAGCCGCGCAAAAGGCCGGTCTCGACGTCGCAGGCCCGTTCCCTGCCGACACCGTCTTTCTGCGCGCACTCAAGGAAGAGTTTCACGCCGTCCTGACCATGTATCACGATCAGGGTCAGATCGCGATGAAACTGATCGGTTTCGACAAGGGCGTGACCATGATAGGTGGCCTGCCGTTCCCGCTGTGCACGCCGGCCCACGGCACGGCCTATGACATCGCTGGAAAGGGCATCGCCGATGTAGGCGCCAGCCGCGAGGCGCTGCTTCTGGCGGCGCGCATGGCCAGGAGGGCTGCAGCACTGTCTGCTGCGGCCTGA
- a CDS encoding tripartite tricarboxylate transporter substrate-binding protein, whose protein sequence is MKKPFSIACTILAALSAATQAFAFEPNRPVEFVVASGAGGGTDNFARTIQSIITKYKLMDQSMVVLNKGGGSGAEAFLYARQNKGDANKLYFGTNNAYLLPHVAKMAYSTEDLTPIAALAFDEFLIWVKSDSPYGKPTDLVEAAKAKPGTVAFAGSQSKDTDETLVALIEQQTGASFKYVPFNGGGEVGVQLAGGHVAANVNNPNENVGQWQAGAVKPLCVFSSTQMAKSEPIHDGKGWQDIPTCIEAGIPIESYKMPRTVWTAADVPEDALAYYTEVLRKVSETSEWKEYVRKTSQTGDFLTGKALGEFIATSETNAVKVFKTEGWLVQ, encoded by the coding sequence ATGAAGAAGCCTTTTTCCATTGCATGCACTATCCTGGCGGCGCTAAGCGCGGCTACCCAGGCATTCGCATTCGAGCCGAACCGCCCGGTCGAGTTCGTCGTCGCCTCGGGCGCCGGCGGCGGCACCGACAACTTCGCTCGCACCATCCAGTCCATCATTACGAAGTACAAGTTGATGGATCAGTCGATGGTCGTCCTGAACAAGGGTGGCGGGAGCGGCGCGGAAGCGTTTCTCTATGCAAGGCAGAACAAGGGCGACGCGAACAAGCTCTATTTCGGAACGAACAACGCCTATCTGCTGCCCCATGTGGCGAAGATGGCCTACTCGACCGAGGATCTGACGCCCATTGCAGCTCTTGCGTTTGACGAATTCCTGATCTGGGTAAAGTCCGATTCCCCATATGGGAAGCCTACGGACCTTGTTGAGGCCGCCAAGGCAAAGCCTGGAACGGTTGCCTTTGCCGGCAGCCAGTCCAAGGATACGGACGAGACGCTTGTCGCCCTGATTGAACAGCAGACTGGCGCGAGCTTCAAGTACGTGCCGTTCAACGGCGGCGGCGAAGTCGGCGTGCAGCTGGCCGGTGGTCATGTGGCTGCAAACGTCAACAACCCGAACGAGAATGTCGGCCAGTGGCAAGCTGGCGCCGTGAAACCTCTCTGTGTCTTCTCGTCCACGCAAATGGCAAAAAGCGAGCCGATCCATGACGGCAAGGGCTGGCAGGATATTCCGACCTGCATCGAGGCCGGGATTCCGATCGAATCCTACAAGATGCCGCGCACTGTCTGGACTGCAGCCGATGTTCCGGAGGATGCACTCGCCTACTACACCGAGGTTCTTCGTAAGGTGAGCGAAACCTCCGAATGGAAAGAGTATGTACGCAAGACGTCGCAGACCGGTGATTTCCTGACCGGCAAGGCGCTCGGCGAATTCATCGCGACCAGCGAGACGAATGCCGTCAAGGTCTTCAAGACCGAAGGCTGGCTCGTCCAGTGA
- a CDS encoding tripartite tricarboxylate transporter TctB family protein: MHIKRIHMELVAATLTAGIGLLAATGSLDLGVGWESSGPQPGYFPFYVGLIVLLASVASAAQTLFALRRHGEKRREIFLEAEQVSRLASFFLPMAVFVVVAIQLGLYVGSALYLFYVSWRQGKYHPLAAVSLGLGFAVALYLIFEIVFQIPLHKGPLENMFGVY, encoded by the coding sequence ATGCACATTAAACGCATCCACATGGAGCTGGTCGCCGCGACACTGACCGCAGGGATCGGACTTCTTGCTGCGACGGGCTCGCTCGATCTAGGAGTCGGTTGGGAAAGCTCTGGCCCGCAACCTGGTTATTTTCCCTTCTATGTCGGGCTGATTGTGCTCCTGGCGAGCGTCGCCTCCGCCGCTCAGACGCTTTTTGCACTCCGACGGCACGGAGAAAAGCGCCGTGAGATCTTCTTGGAGGCCGAACAGGTCAGCCGTCTGGCCTCCTTTTTCTTGCCGATGGCGGTTTTCGTGGTCGTTGCCATCCAGCTTGGCCTTTACGTCGGCAGCGCGCTCTATCTCTTCTACGTCTCGTGGAGACAGGGCAAATATCACCCCCTTGCAGCCGTTTCCCTTGGTCTCGGATTTGCCGTGGCACTTTATCTGATTTTCGAGATCGTCTTCCAGATCCCGCTGCACAAGGGTCCGCTCGAAAACATGTTCGGCGTTTACTGA
- a CDS encoding tripartite tricarboxylate transporter permease, which yields MGNFGLLLDGFQIALTPYHIMLMVVGVMLGLIVGVLPGLGAPNGVSLLIPLTFSMDPVSAIILLASMYWGALFGGSTTSILFNIPGEPSSVATTFDGYPMARAGQPTRALTLAFMSAGIGALAGVVVITLLSSWAASFALRFGAPEYFAVYFLAFCAFVGMGSAAPLKTVVSLGLGLLFSTVGMDTVTGSLRLTFGLDVLIGGISFLVVVIGLFGIGEILATVQDGHKFRGLSSRIDLRDVLRTIAELPRYLTTVIRSCAVGIWMGITPGGPTAASFMSYGIARQCSKPGQAFGSGRAEGIVAPETADHSAGTCAMLPMLALGLPSSATAAVMMGGLMIWGLTPGPMLFTTKPDFVWGLIASMYVSNIVGVILVLATVPMFAALLRIPFSIIGPVIVAICFVGAYTVSSETFDLWLVLVFGVLGFVFNKLEFPIAPLVLAMVLGHKAENAFHQSMIISDGSLGVFFSNPLVGTITTLALALVVVPQAVKLLSRLRRRGAAGSAH from the coding sequence ATGGGAAATTTTGGGCTGCTGCTGGACGGATTCCAGATCGCTTTAACGCCCTACCACATCATGCTCATGGTGGTGGGCGTGATGCTTGGCTTGATCGTCGGCGTACTGCCGGGCCTTGGCGCGCCGAATGGCGTGTCGTTGCTCATTCCGCTGACGTTCTCGATGGATCCGGTGTCGGCCATCATCCTGCTCGCGTCGATGTACTGGGGTGCCCTGTTCGGGGGATCGACTACCTCCATCCTCTTCAACATTCCCGGTGAGCCGAGTTCGGTCGCCACGACGTTTGATGGCTATCCGATGGCCCGCGCAGGCCAGCCCACGCGCGCGCTGACACTTGCCTTCATGTCGGCGGGCATCGGTGCGCTTGCCGGGGTTGTTGTCATTACGCTTCTATCTTCGTGGGCAGCAAGCTTCGCCTTGCGTTTCGGCGCACCGGAATATTTCGCCGTCTATTTCCTTGCCTTCTGCGCTTTCGTAGGGATGGGCAGCGCTGCTCCGTTGAAAACGGTGGTTTCGTTGGGACTTGGTCTTCTCTTCTCGACAGTTGGCATGGATACCGTCACCGGATCGCTTCGTCTGACATTCGGGCTTGACGTGCTCATTGGCGGCATCAGCTTCCTTGTGGTCGTCATCGGACTTTTCGGAATTGGAGAAATCCTCGCGACGGTCCAGGACGGCCACAAATTTCGCGGCCTCTCGTCAAGGATCGATCTGCGCGACGTGCTCCGCACGATCGCTGAACTGCCCAGATACCTCACCACAGTCATCCGCTCCTGCGCGGTCGGGATCTGGATGGGCATCACTCCGGGTGGTCCAACTGCGGCGTCATTCATGAGCTATGGCATCGCACGGCAATGCTCCAAGCCGGGCCAGGCCTTTGGCAGCGGGCGTGCGGAAGGTATCGTCGCACCAGAAACGGCCGATCATTCGGCGGGAACGTGCGCGATGCTGCCGATGCTGGCGCTCGGCTTGCCGAGTTCGGCGACAGCTGCCGTAATGATGGGAGGACTGATGATCTGGGGCCTCACGCCCGGACCGATGCTCTTCACAACCAAGCCCGATTTCGTCTGGGGCTTGATCGCCAGCATGTATGTGTCGAACATCGTCGGCGTAATTTTAGTCCTTGCCACGGTGCCAATGTTCGCAGCGCTCCTGCGCATTCCGTTTTCGATCATCGGGCCAGTCATCGTCGCGATCTGCTTCGTCGGCGCTTACACTGTCTCCAGCGAGACGTTCGACCTCTGGCTGGTGCTCGTCTTCGGCGTCCTAGGCTTCGTCTTCAACAAGCTTGAATTCCCGATTGCCCCGCTGGTGCTTGCCATGGTGCTTGGCCATAAGGCTGAAAATGCCTTCCATCAATCGATGATCATCTCGGACGGCTCCCTTGGCGTCTTCTTCTCTAATCCGCTTGTCGGGACCATCACCACGCTGGCGCTGGCGCTCGTCGTCGTTCCCCAGGCCGTCAAACTGCTCTCCCGGTTGCGGCGGCGGGGTGCGGCAGGCTCGGCCCACTAG
- a CDS encoding flagellar biosynthesis protein FlgA: protein MNYHSYFPKGAAPVECCIVGTGAFGRSFLGQSRRTPLVSTRVAVDLSAKTAVAALRSIGVPADEIALCRTKEEAAAAWVEHRFIATDNLETVLALPFTVVVEATGHPEAGARHARLAIDASKHVALVSKEVDSVVGPGLAARARRNNVLVTPVDGDQPSLLMGLISWAQVLGLNIIAAGKSSEYDFVFDPAENMLTCNGTSLYAPEFAAWLELGSLAAPDVAAGRAQAAAALPQRTVPDLCELTLVANATGFTVDRLDLHAPIARIGEVADFFSAVEEGGLLTRKSTLDVFHCLRLPGEVSFAGGVFVTVECNDAETWAMLAEKGHVVSRSGRTAMLYLPRHLLGVEAASSILEVGLKGVSSGAEAPKPVIDLIAHADADLSAGTLLAASGHHHSITNVSGRMVPAQAMSAESPVPFYLAANRRLVRPVSAGNPILCGDVEIDGSSELLRLRQEQDRIFSHDNGAIAVG, encoded by the coding sequence ATGAACTACCATAGCTACTTCCCCAAAGGCGCCGCCCCCGTTGAATGCTGCATCGTCGGCACCGGTGCGTTCGGGCGCAGCTTCCTCGGTCAGAGCCGCAGAACGCCGCTCGTCAGCACGCGTGTCGCGGTCGATCTTTCCGCGAAAACTGCAGTGGCCGCACTCCGTTCGATCGGGGTACCTGCCGATGAAATCGCCCTTTGCCGGACAAAAGAGGAGGCCGCGGCTGCCTGGGTCGAGCATCGGTTCATCGCAACGGACAACCTTGAGACAGTGCTCGCTCTACCGTTTACCGTGGTTGTAGAGGCGACTGGCCATCCCGAAGCCGGCGCGCGGCATGCGCGCCTCGCCATCGATGCCAGCAAGCATGTGGCGCTCGTGTCAAAGGAGGTCGACAGCGTGGTAGGCCCTGGTCTCGCTGCGCGGGCACGCCGCAACAATGTGCTGGTAACACCTGTCGATGGCGACCAGCCAAGCCTTCTCATGGGGCTCATCAGCTGGGCCCAGGTTCTCGGTCTAAATATCATCGCTGCCGGCAAATCCAGCGAATACGACTTCGTCTTTGATCCGGCCGAAAACATGCTGACCTGCAACGGCACGTCGCTCTATGCTCCGGAGTTTGCCGCATGGCTCGAGCTGGGCAGCCTGGCTGCCCCGGATGTCGCCGCGGGCAGGGCGCAGGCGGCAGCGGCGCTGCCTCAGAGGACGGTGCCCGATCTTTGCGAGCTGACCCTTGTTGCCAATGCGACCGGCTTCACGGTGGATCGGTTGGATCTGCACGCCCCCATCGCACGGATCGGCGAAGTGGCAGACTTCTTCTCTGCGGTGGAGGAGGGTGGTCTGCTCACTCGCAAATCAACTCTAGACGTGTTTCATTGCCTCCGTCTCCCTGGCGAAGTCAGCTTCGCCGGTGGCGTCTTCGTTACAGTCGAATGCAACGATGCGGAAACATGGGCCATGCTTGCTGAAAAGGGCCACGTGGTCAGCCGGTCGGGTCGTACCGCAATGCTCTATCTACCGCGCCACCTCCTGGGAGTCGAAGCGGCAAGCAGCATCCTGGAAGTCGGCCTCAAGGGCGTGTCGAGCGGGGCCGAGGCGCCGAAGCCGGTCATTGACCTCATCGCCCATGCCGATGCCGACCTGTCGGCGGGAACGCTACTTGCGGCAAGCGGTCATCATCATTCGATCACCAATGTTTCGGGCAGAATGGTGCCGGCGCAGGCGATGTCGGCCGAAAGTCCGGTGCCTTTTTATCTCGCCGCCAACCGCAGGCTGGTTCGGCCGGTATCGGCGGGAAATCCGATCCTATGTGGTGACGTCGAAATCGATGGAAGTTCCGAGCTGTTGAGGCTGCGACAGGAGCAAGACCGCATATTTTCGCATGACAACGGCGCGATCGCAGTCGGTTAA
- a CDS encoding type II toxin-antitoxin system RelB/DinJ family antitoxin, protein MASNALVQTRIDAAVKERATAVLENMGLTVSDAVRILLTRTANEGALPLELVSNSDVHDAWFRAKVLEALEDTRADIEDADADKHFSARRSAALLKASD, encoded by the coding sequence ATGGCTTCAAACGCGCTGGTTCAGACTCGGATTGACGCCGCCGTCAAGGAGCGCGCAACGGCGGTGCTGGAGAACATGGGACTGACGGTTTCAGATGCTGTCCGCATCCTATTGACCCGAACCGCAAACGAAGGCGCCTTGCCATTGGAGCTTGTCAGCAATAGCGACGTCCACGATGCCTGGTTCCGTGCTAAAGTACTGGAAGCGCTCGAGGATACGCGCGCCGACATCGAAGACGCCGACGCCGATAAGCATTTCAGTGCACGCCGGTCAGCAGCACTGCTTAAGGCAAGCGACTGA
- a CDS encoding LysR family transcriptional regulator ArgP, whose translation MIDYSALRAVSAVVQAGSFEKAAGILNVTPSAVSQRVKQLEERLGIVLVARGSPCTATEKGEWLCRHMENVGMLEADLFEHLPALVDPAKPEPRVTLHIATNADSLGTWFLTAMSTFARRSAYLLNIAIDDEDHTAEWLRRGQVVAAVSSLEKPVQGCRRMFLGALRYHATASPDFVTRHFPQGVTAEAIGNAPALTFNQKDRLQSRWIHQVLGEDLSPPTHWLPSTQAFIEASLSGMGWGMNPAPLVREHLDSGRLVELIPETPLDVPLYWQMNRLAAERLVDLTREVMAVAKHHLLG comes from the coding sequence ATGATCGACTATTCCGCTCTCCGCGCCGTATCGGCGGTCGTTCAAGCAGGTAGCTTCGAAAAGGCCGCCGGCATTCTCAACGTGACGCCCTCGGCTGTCTCGCAGCGGGTGAAACAGCTTGAGGAACGTCTTGGCATCGTTCTGGTCGCGCGGGGCAGTCCCTGCACTGCAACGGAGAAGGGAGAATGGCTCTGCCGGCACATGGAGAATGTCGGCATGCTCGAAGCCGATCTGTTCGAGCATCTGCCCGCCCTTGTCGATCCGGCCAAACCCGAGCCGAGGGTGACGCTGCACATTGCGACGAATGCCGACAGTCTTGGAACATGGTTCCTGACGGCCATGTCAACCTTCGCCAGACGCTCTGCGTATCTGCTCAACATTGCGATCGATGACGAGGATCATACCGCCGAATGGCTGCGGCGTGGGCAGGTGGTCGCTGCCGTCTCCAGCCTGGAAAAGCCGGTTCAGGGCTGCCGGCGCATGTTTCTCGGCGCGCTCCGCTATCATGCAACGGCGAGCCCCGATTTCGTTACCCGGCATTTCCCGCAGGGCGTAACGGCAGAGGCTATCGGCAATGCGCCCGCCTTGACCTTCAATCAAAAGGACAGGCTCCAGAGCCGGTGGATACATCAGGTGCTCGGAGAAGACCTCAGCCCTCCGACCCATTGGCTGCCTTCGACGCAGGCTTTCATCGAGGCCAGCCTTTCCGGCATGGGATGGGGCATGAACCCGGCCCCCCTCGTGCGCGAGCACTTGGACTCCGGGCGTCTGGTGGAACTGATCCCGGAAACGCCACTGGACGTTCCTCTGTACTGGCAAATGAACCGTCTAGCGGCGGAACGGCTGGTTGACCTGACGCGCGAGGTCATGGCCGTAGCCAAGCATCACCTGTTGGGCTGA